The following is a genomic window from Desulfofarcimen acetoxidans DSM 771.
TTATCCAACCCCTGTATCAAAGACCTTATTTTTCTCATTTAAGAACAACAAAACAAGCCGGTCAAGGTGATAAATATCCACCCCAGCCGGCCTACTTTCTATTTCTATTCAATTATGCATTCGACTTCTGTTCCGTCAAGCAAACCAACTATCACTCTGCCCTCATCATATAATACTACTTTTTCCGTGAACGCAAAATATAAGGCTATATCAAATTCCTTGATCTGCCCTGTCTCAGTTATGATTTTTGAAAACTGCTTTGCTTTGTAGCGTCGAAGCGGATTATCGCTTTCCTGTAATCCTTTCCACTTATCGAAAAAGTAATTCTTGTTTTTGACAAGCGTATTAAATATATCAACGAAAGCCTGATACAAAACCCTGTCGTCAATATGCCTGCTTTCGCAACCCTTTTTCCCCTTCGCCGGATATTTGCCGTTGCATCGCCAGACAATCCTTCTTAGCCTTTCATCGGTTGAGTTCCAAACTTTTCTGCCAAAAAGGCTGCCGCAATGACCACATATCACCCTGCCTGCAAAGGGATTATCCGCTGTAGCATAATCAATTTTTTTAATACCATGTTTCTCTGCAAAAGCTCTCCGTCTTTCCATTTCAAGCTGGACCGCTTCCCACATATCCTTATCAATAATGGCCGGGTGGCTTTCCTCTACATAATACCGGGGAATCTGGCCGGTGTTCACCACTCTTTTCTTGGTCAAAAAATCTACTGTATAAGTCTTTTGCAGTAGGGCGTCTCCTTTATATTTTTCATTACTCAGCATTTTCCTAATGCTGCTTTCATACCATTTAACTTTGCCGTTCCAGTTTGGAACCCCCTCCGCCTCAAGCGCCCTGGTGATCCCGTTTGGCCCCTTACCGTTCAGATAGTCGGTATAAATCCTTCTGACAATCTTGGCCTGCTTTTCATTGATGATAAGGTTGCCATCTTCATCTTTATCATATCCCAGGAATTTTGTATGGTTGATTGTTACTTTGCCCTGTTCAAATCGCCTTCTGATTCCCCAGGTTGAATTTTCCGAGATCGACCGAGATTCGTCTTGGGCCAGTGAGCTGAGAATGCTTAAAAGCACTTCTCCCTTTCCGTCCAAGGTATTAATGTTCTCTTTTTCAAAAATAACCCCAATCCCCAGGTCTTTAAGCTGACGGACATAATTCAAACAATCCAAAGTATTTCTCGAAAACCTTGATATGGATTTAGTAATAATCATATCAATTTTTCCCGCCTTGCAGTCCTCAATCAGTTTATTGAACTGCTCTCTCTTTTTAGTATTGGTTCCTGAAATACCCTCATCGGCAAAAATCCCGGCAAACTCATAATCGGGGTGATTGTTTATGAAAGTGCTCGAAATAATTTGAAAAGAGAAAAACGTTCTTTTCAAATTATTAACAAGGGTCTGTCCCTAATAAAATAATTCCAATTACTCACTCTTATTCATGAGGGTCAGACACTTATTAAATACTGACAGTTGATTAGGCAAAGAGGTAGAACCAGTATGATACAAAATGTTATGGCTAGATTTCTTTCTTAGATCTTTTGCTGGGGTCTGTTCGTGTGGGAGCAGTCGTCAAGGCTGAGAATCTAATGGCGTGAAAGTCGCCTATCACCAATTAGCCGATTACCATTTAGTTCTACTAATGTATCTTCTGTGCTGATTATACGCTTTTGACGACGCTCTTGTTCCTTAGGTTTTTTGTTTAAATCACAATAAATAACCGCCATTATAGTATGTGTCGCAAATATTCGCTTACTTTTTTTGAGTTGCTTTTTGTTCTTACTACCCTCTGAGGGAGGCTCAAGTTTTACCTTAAACGTATATTTTGTCTCTAACGCCTCGTAGTGTCTTGGTAGATTTCTTTCTGTTTCTTTCTTAGAGCGATAGTCAATAGCAGCAAAATCATCTTTTTTAGCCTCATTTAATTGCTCTAAGACCCAATTTTTTGATAGCTCATCCTTGAGTGGACCTATAAAAAAGGCCTTTTGGTTGCTATTAGTAAGCATCAAATGCATATTATCTTGGGTTAGGATACCACGATCAATAATCATCTCAAATTCTTGGTCATCGGTAATCTCTTTAACCTTCTCGAATGAACGCTCAAAAGTCGTACCGCCTTGAACATTACCGGAATCAATTGATGATGTTACCGGCAAAGATGCACCAGAGGCTATCGTAAGATTAAGGATTAATTGTTTTAAACCCGGTAGACCACCATACCCGTATTGAACTTTATCGTTATCCTCCATAACACCAGAGACTGGAATGGAGGATGTGTCATTGTAAAAAGTGTTAAGTGGAACTCCAAATTTCTTGGATGCTGATAAAACAATATCCTGCAATACATTAGCCATATATTTTGCATTTGAGTTTATAGCGTCAAGGGCTCTACCCATTTTGTCATCATTAAATTTTTCGGACGGTATACCGAGTATTGTTTCGACTTGCCAGTTTTTACAAGCTTCTTCAAATTTATATAAACGGGTGAGATCTTTATTTCTGCCCAGCATGTCGCCAACCATTATTTCACATGCCAAACCAGTACTTACCCGATATTTAGAACCGTTGGCTCTGTCTTCACGTAGATGTTCATAAGTAACATATTCTTCGCCTATAAAGTTGTCAATTATTTTACCGATGCCCAGGCTTCTTGCTAAAAAGACACCGATAAGTACTGCACCTGAGGGATCTGCCTTCGGAACTTCTACTTTTAATTCGGGCATTATCTTCATCAATATTTCGGGGGGTAATTTAGCTATATAGAAACGATTAATAAAGTAATGGTAATTTTTACTCCTATCCTGTAAAATAGAATCAAGTGTGGGGAGGGGTATTATTACCATGAGGAAATTGCATTTAAACAATCCACAAAATTTAACCATTGAGGATTTGAATAAGATAAAAAGAGAAACACCATATAAACTAAGATGCAGAGTTCAAGCTGTCATTCTTGTCATGAAAGGGAGACAAGCAAAGCAGATTGCCGAATATCTTGATATAAGTGAACAAACCATAAGAAAATACGTTGCTTACTTTAATGAAGGTGGAGTTGAAAAACTGCTTCATGTATCAAAAAAACCGGGAAGACCGCCAAGGCTAACCAATGAACAAAAAGAAGAGGTCAAAGAGGTACTGAAAAAATCACCATCAGAGGTTGGTTTTAGTACCCATACTACTTGGAATTGTAAAACCCTCGCTGCTTACATTCATGATACATACGGCATTAAATATACATCAGATGGTGTTTGGCGCATGCTTCTTAAGATGGATTTTCGTTATAATCGTCCCACTTATGTATTAGCCAAAGCTGATCCGGAAAAGCAAAAAGCTTTTCAAGATGAGCTGGAAGAGTTAAAAAAATCTCACTGAATGTGAAATACTCCTATATGTGGATGCATCTCACATTAGGGACTATCAAGGTTTACAACGAGCATGGTTCCCAAAAGGTGAGCAAAAAAAGATTAAGACCTATGGACACCATGCAAAAGTTACATTATACGGTGCTTTAAACTACTATACGGGTAAAGTTTTTTGTGTAAATTATGACAAAATCAATGCAGAAAAATTCAAAGATTTTCTTAAAAAATTGGTATCACATTTTTTAAAAGATGACATTTCTAAAATTTACATTGTTCTTGATAATGCAAGAGTTCATCATGCAAAATTACTTAAAGACTTTTTAGACGAGCATAAGGATCATCTGTTTTTGAAATTTCTTCCACCCTACTCACCCAATCTGAATTGCATAGAAGAGTTATGGAAATGGTTAAAAAATACAGCTATTTATAATCGCTTTCATAAAAATGCTTCAGAAATTCAAAAATCTGTTGACTCGTTTTTAGAGGAAATCAAATGCTGTTCGGAAGATGTGAAAAAGAGACTTTGCGTTTAATTTATAACGATATTTATTATTTCGGTTCTATATAGTTGTTCTAAAATAGGTTGTAAGTCCATGACGATCCCTCACTAATATTGTAAGTATTCAGTGAACCGGCTATAAAAATCAAAAATCGCAAATCAAAAAACTGAGTAATATATTGGGTAAGTCGTATTGGACAAAAAAAGACCACCTCTTATTTATAGAAGTGGCCTTTAATAATAAACATTAGCTTTTCTGAAATTATCTATGCATCAACCAAAATACTGCGAAAATCATTTATGAGAGGATAAAGATAAATATCTTTAACTGGCAATTTATACTCATTAAATATATCCAGTTTACCTCTGCCTTTTGTGCAACCAACAAACATCCAATTGGCGGCTTTATAACATGTACCAATAAACCGATCCTTTTCCACAAACGTCTCCAACAATACCGGATTGTAACCGTAAACATCTTGCCAATCGCCTGGTAGTCTTTTTGCACAAAGAGAGAGAATTTTAGAAGCAAGGTTTTTGGAGTTCACCCATGGTAAAATCAAAAATCGGGAATTATTAACGACCAGATGAAGCTTTTCCGTTCGCTGATCTTTAGACCAACCAATCCAAGTATCCCTGGGTTGTACCTTCCAGGCTGCAGCGGAAAAACCTATTGCTCCTAGATAGCCTAATGGACAAGTGATTAGATAACGGATCTGTGCTCCGGGTAAAGGCTTATAGCCTAAATAGTGATAACGCTCAATAAATTCATTCCATAAATAGGAGTCTTTTTTAGAAATAACACGCTGTATTTCTAAAGGTGTTAGTTTCCCAGCAGGCTCTATAATTGGATCTTTGGGATCGCCTTCCGGAGTTTGACGGGAAAATTTATCTCCATTACCATAGCGGTGTCTGGGTGCGGGCAATTCAATCAAACCGGATCTATATAGTTTTAATAATGCTACCCGGCAACTCATATCTTTTAAACCACCGTCCGGCTTAAACCACCCGAATACCAAACAAACCTCACGAGATATTTTTTGCCGTGAGGCTGACGGGTTATCGGTTATAAATTTTCTAATTAGCACCAGGTCATCATAACTAAAAACTCTCCCGCAGATTTTCTTGGGGAAATCCTCATCAGTAATAATCATTATATTGCCCTCCCCAAGCACATGGAGTACTTTTTGGCGACATTCTCAGGAATATTCCATGGGAGAAGTGTCTCCAAGTTAGTAGGCGGTTCACCGTTTTTTGCACACTCATCAAAATAATATCGTAAGTATGCTTCACCGTTTAATCCGTGCATGGCAGCCGTCTGAAATATAGACATACAAGCGGCCGCAAGGTCGCCACTCCAAAGGGAATGGGTACCGTAATAATTCTTACGTCCTAAGGCTACAGTACGTAATATACGTTCGGCTACTAATCCTCATATGAGAATAACGCAGTTTATCCTCAACATTAGAAAATCCTCAGGATTGTATGAAAGTAGCTTAAATCAAGGATATACTTATTCAATCCTGAGGATTATTTTATCTCAAGCCACACAGTTTGGCCATTTCTTCTTCATTACATGATGTCCATAATGGTTCCTCGTTTGTCTGCTCTGGTATTTCTACGGATTCAATTGCTTTTCTAAGCATTTCTATCGACGGTTTTGCATAGACTTTTGTTGTTTCAGTTGATGAATGCCCGAGGATTCTTGATACAAGCTCAAGTTCCACGCCGTTTTGATAGAGGTCGGTTGCCCTTGTCCGCCTAAACATATGCGGATATACTTTTAATGGTATCTGAAGACATTTCTCTCTTGCGCTATTTGCATATTGCTTAATAAAGCGTTCTACATTTCCGGGAGACATCCTGTCTGTAACTCCTTTAATCCTGGTAATGAATAGATATTGATCCATGTTTAAATCATTCTTATGATACACCGACAAATATTGTTTTAGATGCTCTGCTGTTTTAGGAGTTATAGCAACGATGCGTTCTTTATTCCCCTTTCCTGAAATTCTTATGTAAGGATTATCGGTTCGTAGGGAAAGGTCCTTCAGTGTAAGGCATAACAACTCATCCAATCTTACTGCGGAATCATAAAGAAGTATCATAATAACCCGGTCACGTAATCCCATTTTCGTATTTGGTGGTTGCTGCAGGATGGCAGCAAGAGCTTCTTCTGTTAATGTTTCTTTTTCCTTTTTTGGAATCTTACACTGTGGTATTTTGGAAATACTTAATGCGACTGACTGGACTGCAATATCTCTATCGGCAGCAAACCATAGATAGGACTTTAATGCGGTAAGCCTTTGATTGCAGGTTCCAGGGCTATTGTTATTATCCTTTAGATATATGATAAATTCCTGAATACATTTCTGATTACAGTCGGCAAATTTAAAAGCAGCAACCGATATGTGGCACTCATCATACAGATAACGCCTGAAAACTGTAAGAGAATCTTTGTATGATTTAATAGTTTTAGAGCTTCTTCCTAATTGGCGTGGAAGATATGTTTCAAGAAACTCCAATGTCATGGAAAAAAACAGTGTTCCGGTCTGTAGTCCTTTATTCTTCATAAGGAACCACCTCCGGGATCACTCTTCCTGACAGGGAGTCTTTCTTTCGAACAATCTGAAACGCCTTGTCCACCTGATGATAATAGTAAAAGGTGCCTTCTACGCTGGAATGGCCAAGATATCTACTAAGGTAAGGCATCATAGTGTTCAGGCTGGTTCCCTCCAGCATCCATTCGTTCATCCGGTTCACAACAAAAGTATGCCTCAGTGCGTGTATGGTCGGAGCTTTGTCACAAGCATCTGCAAATGGTGTCATGTTCCAGAACTGTTTGAACTTTTTATACATGCTTGTTTTCCGTATAGGTTGTCCCTGGACTCTTCCCGGAAAAAACCATTCAGAGCCGGGCAGTAAGGATACCATCCTTTTATGGTAATTCCGGCATAGATCAGCAACGTCGTCAGCCATGTATACCAGCCGATCCTTATTACCTTTTGACTGTACGATTTTTAAAATACCATCTTCAAGATTTACATCCTTTACTTTAAGATTACAGACTTCTGCCAGCCGTAAACCACAGCAGTAATAAAGCCGGAAGATGACCTGGTACTCTATAGAAAAACGCTGCCATTTTTCTTTATCGGGAAGATATGAATCGATTACATGATATAAGCTTTTTAATTCCTCTGTACTTAATATATGAGGAATGGTGGTAACTGTTGAAGCTGTCTGACGGGGTATGTATGAGTTGATTCCCAGTGAATTCATATATAGAGATAATTGCCGAATGAAAGAAACCCTTTGATTACGGTAATTAATTCCCTCTGTTTCTCTTTGAACAGCCCATTTCATTACCAGTTCCCGGGTTATAACAGTATCACGGAAG
Proteins encoded in this region:
- a CDS encoding recombinase family protein, with product MKRTFFSFQIISSTFINNHPDYEFAGIFADEGISGTNTKKREQFNKLIEDCKAGKIDMIITKSISRFSRNTLDCLNYVRQLKDLGIGVIFEKENINTLDGKGEVLLSILSSLAQDESRSISENSTWGIRRRFEQGKVTINHTKFLGYDKDEDGNLIINEKQAKIVRRIYTDYLNGKGPNGITRALEAEGVPNWNGKVKWYESSIRKMLSNEKYKGDALLQKTYTVDFLTKKRVVNTGQIPRYYVEESHPAIIDKDMWEAVQLEMERRRAFAEKHGIKKIDYATADNPFAGRVICGHCGSLFGRKVWNSTDERLRRIVWRCNGKYPAKGKKGCESRHIDDRVLYQAFVDIFNTLVKNKNYFFDKWKGLQESDNPLRRYKAKQFSKIITETGQIKEFDIALYFAFTEKVVLYDEGRVIVGLLDGTEVECIIE
- a CDS encoding DUF4277 domain-containing protein; its protein translation is MPELKVEVPKADPSGAVLIGVFLARSLGIGKIIDNFIGEEYVTYEHLREDRANGSKYRVSTGLACEIMVGDMLGRNKDLTRLYKFEEACKNWQVETILGIPSEKFNDDKMGRALDAINSNAKYMANVLQDIVLSASKKFGVPLNTFYNDTSSIPVSGVMEDNDKVQYGYGGLPGLKQLILNLTIASGASLPVTSSIDSGNVQGGTTFERSFEKVKEITDDQEFEMIIDRGILTQDNMHLMLTNSNQKAFFIGPLKDELSKNWVLEQLNEAKKDDFAAIDYRSKKETERNLPRHYEALETKYTFKVKLEPPSEGSKNKKQLKKSKRIFATHTIMAVIYCDLNKKPKEQERRQKRIISTEDTLVELNGNRLIGDRRLSRH
- a CDS encoding IS630 family transposase; its protein translation is MRKLHLNNPQNLTIEDLNKIKRETPYKLRCRVQAVILVMKGRQAKQIAEYLDISEQTIRKYVAYFNEGGVEKLLHVSKKPGRPPRLTNEQKEEVKEVLKKSPSEVGFSTHTTWNCKTLAAYIHDTYGIKYTSDGVWRMLLKMDFRYNRPTYVLAKADPEKQKAFQDELEELKKSH
- a CDS encoding IS630 family transposase, which produces MDASHIRDYQGLQRAWFPKGEQKKIKTYGHHAKVTLYGALNYYTGKVFCVNYDKINAEKFKDFLKKLVSHFLKDDISKIYIVLDNARVHHAKLLKDFLDEHKDHLFLKFLPPYSPNLNCIEELWKWLKNTAIYNRFHKNASEIQKSVDSFLEEIKCCSEDVKKRLCV
- a CDS encoding DUF4338 domain-containing protein, which translates into the protein MIITDEDFPKKICGRVFSYDDLVLIRKFITDNPSASRQKISREVCLVFGWFKPDGGLKDMSCRVALLKLYRSGLIELPAPRHRYGNGDKFSRQTPEGDPKDPIIEPAGKLTPLEIQRVISKKDSYLWNEFIERYHYLGYKPLPGAQIRYLITCPLGYLGAIGFSAAAWKVQPRDTWIGWSKDQRTEKLHLVVNNSRFLILPWVNSKNLASKILSLCAKRLPGDWQDVYGYNPVLLETFVEKDRFIGTCYKAANWMFVGCTKGRGKLDIFNEYKLPVKDIYLYPLINDFRSILVDA
- a CDS encoding transposase domain-containing protein gives rise to the protein MSIFQTAAMHGLNGEAYLRYYFDECAKNGEPPTNLETLLPWNIPENVAKKYSMCLGRAI
- a CDS encoding tyrosine-type recombinase/integrase, which codes for MKNKGLQTGTLFFSMTLEFLETYLPRQLGRSSKTIKSYKDSLTVFRRYLYDECHISVAAFKFADCNQKCIQEFIIYLKDNNNSPGTCNQRLTALKSYLWFAADRDIAVQSVALSISKIPQCKIPKKEKETLTEEALAAILQQPPNTKMGLRDRVIMILLYDSAVRLDELLCLTLKDLSLRTDNPYIRISGKGNKERIVAITPKTAEHLKQYLSVYHKNDLNMDQYLFITRIKGVTDRMSPGNVERFIKQYANSAREKCLQIPLKVYPHMFRRTRATDLYQNGVELELVSRILGHSSTETTKVYAKPSIEMLRKAIESVEIPEQTNEEPLWTSCNEEEMAKLCGLR
- a CDS encoding tyrosine-type recombinase/integrase, with the translated sequence MKKTYVYRSSLAPYIEGLICQKRADGFLYEYEAYILKTFDDFCVDNGFRDTVITRELVMKWAVQRETEGINYRNQRVSFIRQLSLYMNSLGINSYIPRQTASTVTTIPHILSTEELKSLYHVIDSYLPDKEKWQRFSIEYQVIFRLYYCCGLRLAEVCNLKVKDVNLEDGILKIVQSKGNKDRLVYMADDVADLCRNYHKRMVSLLPGSEWFFPGRVQGQPIRKTSMYKKFKQFWNMTPFADACDKAPTIHALRHTFVVNRMNEWMLEGTSLNTMMPYLSRYLGHSSVEGTFYYYHQVDKAFQIVRKKDSLSGRVIPEVVPYEE